In Palaemon carinicauda isolate YSFRI2023 chromosome 28, ASM3689809v2, whole genome shotgun sequence, a single genomic region encodes these proteins:
- the LOC137622092 gene encoding uncharacterized protein: MKKPMKAALVLFALVIKTPRNVKGDEISHVSQNMGEDGYVYEYSVVDGDSSWMQSHGEWSDGISTHGSYNVKLPDGRIQKVIYTADEHGFRPVISYENPLKGYGLKNNVGLSSTDEYSSEQDLTGRNFVGYEESDFGSDEFNDPIPPPFYEMTKFYNVPAHKPKAYDMHKSSEKSEEDDMEHYFTKFIEKPNSSSYVSPAYKRLGYPTYHMINKYQLGHVRRYHKYNKSRKDLDRKYPTEKAKTYYVNESGKEIFMEESSEEEDMNDSRNDFNIMDEDDYNMRKDMEEQNVAMEVTDDEDESNKMANFTPRPKLLYQMKKMKGDSQISKEDKENTAKEMKEMEESSEEKLPGNESEESDENESEERSQYVAKMTSMMPPDKPYVPPTYFSFPSSEKSSEESSMESSYPSPTTPMPTPPVQSPLDETSPPPSSASRSNYEPSLQKNPSPFYPNRNVNTHTLNAIPSPIYPPLQLSYNYQPLRHPYHPHHLHPMAPYPLTQVTPLYHYSAHHPLPHHHYPAAPRYSHPYMMGDAMSSPPSALYDASGADEVSEAE; this comes from the exons ATGAAGAAACCTATG AAGGCGGCGCTGGTACTCTTCGCGTTGGTGATAAAGACCCCAAGAAATGTCAAAGGTGACGAAATCAGCCATGTTTCGCAAAATATG ggagaagatggctaTGTATATGAGTACAGCGTGGTCGACGGCGACTCATCTTGGATGCAGAGTCATGGTGAGTGGAGTGATGGCATCTCTACTCACGGGTCCTACAATGTTAAACTTCCAGATGGGCGAATCCAGAAGGTTATCTACACGGCAGACGAACACGGCTTCAGACCAGTCATCTCGTACGAGAATCCACTGAAAGGATACGGATTGAAGAACAACGTAGGTCTAAGCAGTACAGATGAATACAGCAGCGAGCAGGATTTGACAGGGAGAAATTTTGTCGGGTATGAAGAAAGTGATTTTGGCTCCGATGAATTTAATGACCCCATTCCTCCTCCATTTTACGAAATGACAAAATTCTACAACGTTCCAGCACACAAGCCAAAGGCTTATGACATGCACAAATCAAGTGAGAAGAGTGAAGAGGATGACATGGAGCATTATTTCACCAAATTCATCGAAAAGCCCAACTCTTCTTCTTACGTATCTCCTGCTTATAAACGACTTGGGTATCCTACATACCACATGATCAACAAATATCAACTAGGACACGTTAGGAGATATCACAAGTACAACAAGAGCAGAAAGGATTTGGACAGGAAATATCCAACTGAAAAGGCGAAGACTTACTACGTGAATGAATCTGGCAAAGAAATCTTTATGGAAGAGTCAAGTGAAGAGGAAGACATGAATGACAGCCGCAATGATTTCAACATCATGGATGAAGATGATTATAATATGAGGAAAGATATGGAGGAACAAAATGTGGCAATGGAAGTCACTGATGACGAAGACGAGTCTAACAAAATGGCCAATTTTACTCCAAGGCCGAAGTTGTTATAtcagatgaagaaaatgaaggGAGACTCACAAATAAGCAAAGAGGATAAAGAGAATACAGctaaagaaatgaaagaaatggaAGAAAGTTCAGAAGAAAAACTTCCCGGAAACGAGAGTGAAGAAAGCGATGAGAATGAATCCGAAGAAAGATCTCAATATGTTGCCAAAATGACATCCATGATGCCACCTGATAAACCGTATGTCCCACCCACATACTTCTCATTCCCTTCTTCAGAAAAGTCCTCCGAAGAGTCGAGCATGGAGTCCTCCTATCCATCCCCAACGACGCCAATGCCTACGCCTCCGGTCCAATCACCTTTGGACGAAACCTCTCCTCCCCCCTCTTCCGCTTCGAGGAGCAACTACGAGCCATCACTTCAGAAGAACCCTTCTCCTTTCTATCCAAACAGGAATGTGAATACCCATACTTTAAATGCCATTCCATCCCCAATCTACCCTCCATTACAATTGTCCTACAACTACCAACCTCTTAGGCATCCCTATCACCCCCACCATCTCCATCCCATGGCGCCATATCCCTTGACTCAAGTGACACCTCTCTACCACTACTCCGCCCACCACCCCTTACCTCATCACCACTACCCAGCGGCCCCACGTTATTCCCACCCATATATGATGGGCGATGCCATGTCCTCCCCACCCTCTGCCCTCTACGATGCATCTGGTGCTGACGAAGTCTCAGAAGCAGAATAA